CGAGCTGCCGCTCGTCATCCTCGTCATCGCGGGGCTCGCGAGCCTCGGCGGCGCGGCGCTCGCGGTGTGGGCGCTCGTCTCGTGGCGCCGCACCGAGCGCGCGCTGCGGCTGCGCGAGCCGATCCCCGAGCCCTCGGTGCTGCCCTGGGTCGTTGCGGGCGTGGTCGCGGTCGGGCTGCTGCTCGCCGTGCTCGCGACGTTCCAGGCGATCGATTTGGCGCGGTGAGCGAGCTGGATGCCCCGCGCGCGCCCGTCGATCGCACGAGCCTCTCGTGGCAGCGTACGGCGATGCACTCCGCCCTGCTCGCTCTGGTCGCCGCTGTGACGGCGACGCAGCTCGGCGAGCCCGCCGTCGCCGTGGGCGGGGCGGTCATCGCGGGCTTCGCGATCCTCGTCGGTGCGACGACGCCGCGCGTGAAGCGGTCGGAGGTCGCCGACCGCGATCCGTGGATGCTCATGGTGCGCACCGTGATCGTGCTGAGCGCCACGGCGCTCGTCGCGGTGATGCTCGTGGTGGCGGTCGCGCTCGAGCTCTAGCGACTCGGGGCGCAGTGGGCGAGCACGTGGTCGGGGCTCGAGGGGGGTGCGAGCATCCGGTCGCGCAGCACCGTGAGCGCGGGGACCTCGCCGCGGGCGCAGACCTCGGCCCACGTGCCGCGCAGGTCGTCGGCGTACTCGATGTTCAGCACCTGGTCGCCGTAGACCGCGGTCGCGAAGGCGCACTCCGCCCAGCGGTCGCACTCCTCGAGCACGGCGAAGTCGAAGCCGGCCTCGTCGCGCCCGCGCGCGCCGAGCTCGAGCGCGTTCTTCTGCCCGGCGGCGAGCCCCGCGTCGTGCGCCCAGTCGACGAGCAGGGAGGCGAGGGCGAGGGCGTCGTCGGCGGTGAGCACGCCGCCCGACCGCGTGTAGCTGTCGAGGTTGTCGAACTCGACCGCGACGAAGCCGCGCTCGGCGCAGCGGTCGATGAGCGGGCCGAGCCGGTCGACGATCGCCGCTCGAGCCTCGGGCGTGCGCGGGTCGAGCAGGGCCTCGTCGGGCCAGTTCGGGTCGATGACCGGGTCGCCCGCGGCGGTGCGCAGCACGGCTTCCGGGGCCTCGTCCAGCCACGACTCGAGCTCGCCCGGCTGCGTCTGGAAGCCGTTGAGATAGCAGATGCTCGGCATGCCCGGCGCGGGCTCGTCGGTCGCGTCGCGCACGACGAGCGTCACACCGGCAGAGGGCTCGGAGGCGCCGCCGAGCTGGTAGTCGACGAGGCCCTCGGCGGGCAGGGCGAACCGCTCGGCGGGCGGGGCTGGCTCTGGCGGCGCCGCTGCGGGGCCCGCGGAGCAGGCGCTCAGCACGAGGGCGATGCTCGCGGCGAGCATCCCGAACCCGGTGCGCGCTCGCCGGCCGGATCGTGTCATCGCGACTCGAGCACCGCCATCGCGGCGTTGTGGCCCGCGATGCCGCTCACGGCGCCGCCGCGGCGGGCGCCCGAGCCGCACAGCAGCACGCCGGGCATGCCGGTGTCGACGCCCCAACGACGCGCGGGGGTGTCGAGCGGCTCGTCGTCTTCCGCCCACGGCCACGCGAGGTCGCCGTGGAAGATGCTGCCGCCCGGCAGCCGCAGCACGTGCTCGAGGTCGCGCGTCGTCTTCGTCTCGACGCACGGCTGACCGTTCGCGTCGGTGAGCAGCAGGCTCTCGATGGGCTCGGCGAGCACCGAGTTGAGCGAGTCGAGCACGGCCCGCTGCAGGGTCGCGCGCATCGCCTCGTTGTTCGCCTCGGTCAGCAGCCGGTCGGGCACGTGCAGCGCGAAGACGGTGAGCGTGTGCGCCCCGCTCGCACGCAGCTCGGGTCCGAGGATGCTCGGGTCGGTGAGCGAGTGGCAGTAGATCTCGGCGGGGATGACGCCCGGCACCTGCCCCGCCGCGGCTTCGTCGTAGGCGCGCTGCAGCTGGCTGAAGGTCTCGTTGATGTGGAACGTGCCGCCGAAGGCCGCGGCCGGGTCGACGCGCTCGTCGCGCAGGCGCGGCAAACGGCTCAGCAGCAGGTTGACCTTGACCTGGGCACCCTCGGCGGGCGGGGCGGCGGCGCCGTCAGCGGTGGATGCGGGGCCCGCGTCGCCCGCCGCGAGCAGCCGCGCGAGCTCGTGCGGCGAGCAGTTCACGAGCACGTGCTCGGCGCTCGTCTCATGCTCGACCCCCGTGGCGTCGACCCAGCGCACCGTCTTCTCCGTCGTCAGCGCGACGACCTCGGCCCCCGTCGTGAGCGTCGCGCCCGCGAGCCGCGCGGCCCGCTCGAGCTCGCCCGACACGGCGCCCATGCCGCCGACGGGAACGTTCCAGTCGCC
The sequence above is a segment of the Microcella humidisoli genome. Coding sequences within it:
- a CDS encoding YidH family protein; translation: MTDDDRRPRSVYGVGDEPEVQASLANERTALSWIRTGMTLIAGGVALATLSSFGELPLVILVIAGLASLGGAALAVWALVSWRRTERALRLREPIPEPSVLPWVVAGVVAVGLLLAVLATFQAIDLAR
- a CDS encoding DUF202 domain-containing protein, with the protein product MSELDAPRAPVDRTSLSWQRTAMHSALLALVAAVTATQLGEPAVAVGGAVIAGFAILVGATTPRVKRSEVADRDPWMLMVRTVIVLSATALVAVMLVVAVALEL
- a CDS encoding endo alpha-1,4 polygalactosaminidase, giving the protein MTRSGRRARTGFGMLAASIALVLSACSAGPAAAPPEPAPPAERFALPAEGLVDYQLGGASEPSAGVTLVVRDATDEPAPGMPSICYLNGFQTQPGELESWLDEAPEAVLRTAAGDPVIDPNWPDEALLDPRTPEARAAIVDRLGPLIDRCAERGFVAVEFDNLDSYTRSGGVLTADDALALASLLVDWAHDAGLAAGQKNALELGARGRDEAGFDFAVLEECDRWAECAFATAVYGDQVLNIEYADDLRGTWAEVCARGEVPALTVLRDRMLAPPSSPDHVLAHCAPSR
- a CDS encoding phytoene desaturase family protein: MIEQRDVVIIGGGHNGLTAAAYLAQAGLDVQVLERLDVLGGAAISAEAFAGVDARLSRYSYLVSLLPQRIIDDLGLSIELAPRRYSSYTPVPGGDTGLLVDNHDPMATAESFGALDAEDDVVAWAQFYEGTQHLARALFPTVTDPLLTRSEARAAVGDDRLWDALIEQPVGRTIADTFSNDLVRGVVYTDALIGTFAPNDDATLLANRCFLYHVIGGGTGDWNVPVGGMGAVSGELERAARLAGATLTTGAEVVALTTEKTVRWVDATGVEHETSAEHVLVNCSPHELARLLAAGDAGPASTADGAAAPPAEGAQVKVNLLLSRLPRLRDERVDPAAAFGGTFHINETFSQLQRAYDEAAAGQVPGVIPAEIYCHSLTDPSILGPELRASGAHTLTVFALHVPDRLLTEANNEAMRATLQRAVLDSLNSVLAEPIESLLLTDANGQPCVETKTTRDLEHVLRLPGGSIFHGDLAWPWAEDDEPLDTPARRWGVDTGMPGVLLCGSGARRGGAVSGIAGHNAAMAVLESR